In Paracoccus aerodenitrificans, the following are encoded in one genomic region:
- a CDS encoding acyl carrier protein: MTEIRNRIREIIAEQAMLDVSEVTDQSSPEDLGIDSLGLVESIFALESEFDITIPFNANEPEESEFDISSMGSIIASVEKLVAEKA, encoded by the coding sequence ATGACCGAAATTCGCAATCGCATTCGTGAAATCATCGCCGAGCAGGCCATGCTGGATGTGTCGGAAGTTACCGACCAGTCCAGCCCTGAAGATCTCGGCATCGACAGTCTCGGGCTGGTCGAATCGATTTTCGCCCTCGAATCCGAATTCGATATCACCATACCGTTCAATGCGAATGAACCCGAAGAATCGGAATTCGACATTTCCAGCATGGGCAGCATTATCGCCTCGGTCGAAAAACTGGTGGCCGAAAAGGCATGA
- a CDS encoding beta-ketoacyl-[acyl-carrier-protein] synthase family protein, producing the protein MSAKKTRDDKSKDSKSTDGKARTKPSSAAHYTSGGPRRVVITGMGTVNALGLDVPTTLEAFREGRCGITQLDFRDVDRLAIQIGGQIHDWQPENWFNRQQILLYDKFTQFTLLAAKEAVGQSGLQFSGELGLRSGVILGTAGGGLNTWDENYRVVYEEKKNRVHPFVVPKLMNNAAASHVSMEFELRGPAFTVATACASSNHAMGLAFQMVRSGAASVMLTGGSEAMLCFGGVKAWEGLRVMSRDACRPFSANRNGMVQGEGAGVFVFEDYEHARARGADILAEVVGFAMSSDAQDIVMPSAQGAERAITGAMKDAGLNPEDIGYINAHGTGTAANDKTECAAVAHAFGHHADRLMISSTKSMHGHVIGGTGAVELLACVMALREGVIAPTIGYEEPDPECALDVVPNEARETKVTAVLSNAFAFGGLNAVIALRQV; encoded by the coding sequence ATGAGTGCGAAGAAGACCCGGGACGACAAGTCCAAAGACAGCAAGAGCACAGACGGCAAAGCCAGGACGAAGCCATCCTCTGCGGCGCATTATACCAGTGGCGGCCCAAGGCGCGTGGTCATCACGGGCATGGGGACGGTCAATGCGTTGGGTCTGGATGTGCCGACAACGCTCGAGGCGTTTCGTGAGGGGCGCTGCGGAATCACTCAGCTCGATTTCCGGGATGTGGACCGGCTGGCGATCCAGATCGGCGGCCAGATCCATGACTGGCAGCCGGAAAACTGGTTCAACCGTCAGCAGATTCTGCTTTACGACAAGTTCACCCAGTTCACCCTGCTGGCCGCGAAAGAGGCGGTGGGTCAGTCCGGCTTGCAGTTTTCAGGCGAACTCGGGCTGCGTTCGGGTGTGATTCTGGGCACGGCAGGCGGCGGGCTGAATACCTGGGATGAAAACTACCGGGTGGTCTATGAAGAAAAGAAGAACCGCGTTCATCCTTTCGTCGTTCCCAAGCTGATGAACAACGCCGCCGCCAGCCATGTCTCGATGGAGTTTGAACTGCGCGGCCCGGCTTTCACCGTCGCAACCGCCTGCGCAAGCTCCAACCATGCGATGGGGCTTGCCTTCCAGATGGTCCGCTCGGGCGCGGCGTCGGTGATGCTGACCGGCGGGTCCGAGGCGATGTTGTGTTTTGGTGGTGTGAAGGCGTGGGAAGGACTGCGCGTCATGTCGCGCGATGCCTGCCGTCCGTTCAGCGCCAACCGGAACGGGATGGTTCAGGGTGAGGGCGCAGGTGTCTTCGTCTTCGAGGATTACGAACATGCCCGCGCCCGTGGTGCGGATATTCTGGCCGAAGTGGTCGGTTTCGCCATGTCCTCCGACGCGCAGGATATCGTGATGCCTTCGGCGCAGGGCGCGGAACGTGCAATTACCGGTGCGATGAAAGATGCCGGGCTGAACCCGGAGGATATCGGCTATATCAATGCGCATGGGACAGGAACGGCGGCGAACGACAAGACCGAATGCGCCGCTGTGGCGCATGCATTCGGGCATCATGCCGACCGGCTGATGATCTCTTCGACCAAATCGATGCATGGCCACGTCATCGGGGGGACCGGCGCGGTAGAGTTGCTTGCCTGCGTGATGGCGCTGCGCGAAGGTGTTATCGCGCCGACGATCGGCTATGAAGAGCCCGATCCGGAATGCGCGTTGGATGTGGTCCCGAATGAGGCGCGGGAGACGAAGGTGACAGCGGTGTTATCGAACGCTTTCGCATTTGGCGGGCTGAATGCGGTGATTGCGCTGCGTCAGGTCTGA
- a CDS encoding hydroxypyruvate isomerase family protein, which yields MARFAANLTLLFNELPILQRFAAAKRVGFKGVEILYPYDMPLRELRQAARRSGLEIVLINCPPPNWAGGPRGFAAVPEAKERFRNDFETTLRTAEELSARHIHVMAGKSSGKSAMDCFVENLKWATERAPHASLTIEPMSQTDMPGYFLSDFDTAVEVIKRVDAPNLGLQFDAYQVHMITGNVVGTWRRYMRYVRHIQIAGAPDRHEPRDCDIDYRDFFRAVDASDYPGWVAAEYKPRTTTEAGLRWMKRPEHAPSATQKNTQKNGAFTGWGFGRANPGGA from the coding sequence ATGGCACGTTTCGCCGCAAATCTGACTTTGCTGTTTAATGAACTGCCTATTCTGCAGAGATTTGCTGCTGCCAAGCGTGTCGGCTTTAAGGGTGTAGAAATTCTTTACCCCTATGACATGCCACTACGTGAGCTGAGACAGGCCGCAAGAAGATCGGGGCTTGAGATCGTTCTGATAAACTGCCCGCCACCGAACTGGGCGGGCGGGCCGCGTGGTTTCGCAGCGGTTCCGGAAGCAAAAGAACGGTTCCGGAACGACTTCGAAACCACGCTGCGAACGGCAGAAGAGCTCTCGGCACGTCACATTCACGTGATGGCGGGCAAATCGTCAGGAAAATCCGCGATGGATTGCTTCGTCGAGAACCTGAAATGGGCAACCGAGCGTGCGCCTCATGCCAGCCTGACCATCGAACCGATGAGCCAGACCGACATGCCCGGCTATTTCCTGTCGGATTTCGATACGGCGGTCGAGGTCATCAAAAGGGTCGATGCACCAAATCTGGGCCTGCAATTCGACGCTTATCAGGTGCATATGATCACCGGCAACGTGGTCGGGACATGGCGGCGTTATATGCGCTATGTCCGGCATATCCAGATCGCGGGCGCCCCGGACCGTCATGAGCCCCGGGATTGCGATATCGATTACCGCGATTTCTTTCGCGCCGTCGATGCCTCGGACTATCCCGGCTGGGTCGCGGCGGAATACAAGCCGCGCACGACGACAGAGGCGGGTCTGCGCTGGATGAAACGCCCGGAACATGCCCCTTCCGCCACGCAGAAGAACACGCAGAAGAATGGCGCTTTTACCGGCTGGGGCTTCGGAAGGGCAAATCCGGGCGGCGCATAG
- a CDS encoding DUF1285 domain-containing protein, with the protein MGKQSNNPNQTVPAGDRAGGMMDTVRKQGMKGPAPVHLWDPPYCGEMDLLIRADGTWIHEGSPIGRPEMVRMFSNILKYENGRHYIVTPVEKIGIQVEDAPFIAVDVEICKVVIFLTNVGDDVSLDRDHRLIMAGTEENPRPYVQVRGGLLARIDRKSFYRLAEAAVPGPDGRLGIRSAGEFHELEPETWHVSPQI; encoded by the coding sequence ATGGGCAAACAGTCCAACAACCCGAACCAGACCGTCCCGGCGGGCGACCGCGCAGGCGGCATGATGGATACCGTTCGGAAACAGGGCATGAAAGGTCCTGCGCCGGTGCATCTCTGGGACCCGCCTTATTGCGGCGAAATGGATCTGCTCATACGCGCGGACGGCACCTGGATCCACGAAGGATCTCCCATCGGGCGGCCTGAAATGGTGCGAATGTTCTCAAATATCCTGAAATATGAAAATGGTCGCCACTATATTGTGACTCCGGTGGAAAAAATTGGTATTCAGGTTGAAGATGCGCCCTTCATCGCCGTTGATGTTGAAATTTGTAAAGTTGTTATATTCTTGACAAATGTCGGTGATGATGTGTCATTGGACCGTGATCACCGTTTGATTATGGCGGGAACGGAAGAAAACCCCCGCCCTTATGTACAAGTTCGGGGCGGTCTTCTGGCCCGGATCGACAGAAAGAGCTTTTACCGGCTGGCCGAAGCCGCAGTTCCAGGCCCCGATGGGCGCCTTGGCATAAGGTCAGCCGGTGAATTTCACGAGTTGGAGCCCGAAACATGGCACGTTTCGCCGCAAATCTGA
- a CDS encoding AAA family ATPase has protein sequence MTEDDRLVDEILTLGNRLVQARASIERRFVGQHDVVEQVLAAVLSGGHALLVGQPGLGKTMLVDTLATVLGLEDARIQFTPDLMPADILGSEVLDQSADGRRQFRFVEGPVFTQLLMADEINRASPRTQSALLQAMQEGQVTVGGMHRPLGRPFHVLATQNPIEQEGTYPLPEAQLDRFLMQVDVDYPDRDTEREILLATTGIEQDEPHAVMDAAGLIAAQALIRRMPVGEAVVNAILDLVRALRPGPDGADWVAETLSWGPGPRAAQSLMMVTRARAVLNGRFAPSLEDVDAMAAPVLRHRMALGFAARARGETTDSVIDRVRDAQFRQAA, from the coding sequence ATGACCGAGGATGACAGGCTGGTTGATGAAATCCTGACACTGGGCAACAGGCTGGTGCAGGCGCGGGCCAGTATCGAGCGCCGTTTCGTGGGTCAGCACGATGTCGTGGAACAGGTGCTTGCGGCGGTGTTGTCGGGCGGCCATGCGCTGCTGGTCGGGCAGCCCGGCCTGGGCAAGACCATGCTGGTGGATACGCTGGCGACCGTACTTGGGCTGGAAGATGCCCGTATCCAGTTCACGCCGGATCTGATGCCCGCCGATATTCTGGGCTCCGAGGTTCTTGACCAGTCGGCGGACGGGCGCAGGCAGTTCCGCTTTGTCGAGGGGCCGGTCTTTACCCAGCTTCTCATGGCGGATGAAATCAACCGCGCCAGCCCGCGCACACAATCGGCGCTTCTTCAGGCAATGCAGGAAGGGCAGGTCACAGTTGGCGGGATGCACCGGCCTCTGGGGCGGCCTTTTCATGTGTTGGCGACTCAGAACCCGATCGAGCAGGAGGGCACCTATCCCTTGCCAGAGGCGCAGCTTGACCGGTTCCTGATGCAGGTGGATGTCGATTACCCGGATCGTGACACGGAACGCGAGATCCTTCTGGCGACGACCGGCATCGAGCAGGACGAACCGCATGCGGTCATGGATGCTGCCGGTCTGATCGCGGCGCAGGCTCTGATCCGCCGAATGCCGGTTGGCGAGGCGGTGGTGAATGCAATTCTGGATCTGGTCCGTGCGCTGAGGCCCGGCCCGGACGGTGCGGATTGGGTGGCCGAAACGCTGAGCTGGGGGCCGGGGCCGCGTGCGGCTCAGTCGCTGATGATGGTGACACGCGCCCGGGCGGTGCTGAACGGCCGCTTCGCGCCGTCTCTGGAGGATGTCGATGCGATGGCCGCGCCGGTGCTGCGGCACAGGATGGCGCTTGGCTTTGCGGCGCGGGCGCGGGGCGAGACGACCGACAGCGTGATTGACCGCGTTCGTGATGCGCAATTCCGGCAGGCGGCGTGA
- a CDS encoding DUF58 domain-containing protein produces MSETAPNPAALFRARAEAEAAALPPLILSRGAIAATAVPGGHGLRRPGTGEDFWQYRPAHEADTARAIDWRRSARGDSHFVRDRERQTARTASLWVGRGAGMGYRGQADTGESKFDRARLIALSLSLSMLRGGERVGLLGERPGSGATQAERLSLAVDLMAMLGSDGDAPETGAVRQGQTVILMDDFLLHDSRLDLFLQRAAGLGVNGVLLQILHPDEEAFPFDGAVRFETAGGLRHETRDADGLRMAYHARLEERRQDLSTMARQAGFQFGTHDLGQPVSQALIWLYGVLSAQ; encoded by the coding sequence GTGAGTGAGACTGCACCCAATCCTGCCGCCCTCTTTCGAGCACGGGCCGAGGCAGAGGCCGCCGCGCTGCCGCCTCTGATTCTGTCGCGCGGAGCGATTGCCGCAACCGCCGTGCCGGGCGGGCATGGGCTGAGGCGTCCGGGGACCGGAGAGGATTTCTGGCAATATCGCCCCGCGCATGAGGCCGATACGGCGCGGGCAATTGACTGGCGGCGCTCGGCCCGGGGGGATTCACATTTCGTCCGCGACCGAGAGCGTCAGACGGCCCGCACCGCTTCGCTCTGGGTCGGGCGCGGCGCGGGAATGGGCTATCGCGGGCAGGCGGATACAGGCGAAAGCAAGTTCGACCGGGCAAGGCTGATCGCGCTGTCGCTGTCGCTGTCGATGCTTCGGGGCGGAGAGCGTGTCGGCCTGCTTGGCGAAAGACCGGGTTCCGGCGCCACGCAGGCAGAGAGGCTGAGTCTTGCGGTTGACTTGATGGCGATGCTTGGCTCTGACGGCGATGCGCCTGAAACCGGGGCTGTACGGCAGGGGCAGACGGTTATCCTGATGGATGATTTTCTGTTGCATGACAGTCGTCTGGACCTGTTTCTTCAACGCGCTGCGGGGCTTGGTGTGAATGGCGTCCTGTTGCAGATCCTGCACCCGGATGAAGAGGCGTTTCCCTTCGACGGCGCAGTGCGCTTTGAAACCGCCGGAGGGCTGCGGCATGAAACGCGGGATGCGGACGGGCTGCGGATGGCCTATCATGCGCGGCTTGAGGAACGGCGGCAGGACTTGTCCACAATGGCGCGTCAGGCCGGGTTTCAGTTCGGGACACATGATCTGGGTCAGCCGGTTTCTCAGGCTCTGATCTGGCTTTACGGAGTGCTTTCGGCGCAATGA
- a CDS encoding DUF4159 domain-containing protein, with protein MLGPIGFGTPLVLLSLAALPLLWWLLRALPPVPRRIRFPGTVLLSGLRDADPIARRTPWWLLLLRIFAVAAAILAFAQPVWQPAAPTAEGDALLIVMDAGATAAPGWIQSRNRAIRAAETAISEGRPVAVLTADGPGDEPLSFGADGSVAATLRAADPQPWPGGYPADPAAMLANAPQGSLRTLWLSDGADHPNRADWLAELTSLGPVSVFPPAVPPLALHMVEDGAQPLLELSALDENAPEIIAFGPDPQGVPRELARLQPGGARISNGVVTRPIRVDLPAELLGRVTRLQVDGVASAAAVVLGDDRLRRPVVALIGDGRATSEGQALLSPAHYLRSALAKSARLIETGLSDALTANPDVIILMDQIGLDADGALADWVAGGGLLIRFAGPRMAADPNLGAEPLLPVRLRPGGRDMGGALSWGEARPLAPFPEDGPFAGLTIPDDVTIRAQLMAEPAPELAERSIATLTDGTPLVTRAAEGEGDVVLFHSTANASWSSLPISGLFVGMLDRLIATSGRVADEDTPLPAGGIWTAQQVLDGFGRLSPVEDPAPVEAEALAEGAQRGVPAGLYTSGEQYMALNVGAPVAPATWPGASIESAASPGLPLAGWLLAAAAFALICDTFGSIFLRRGSFAAILLAMVLAQPNPSDAQEIDADFARAASEFAMAYVLTGDDELDEISRTGLTGLSLTLTSRTTVEPTEPVAVDLETADLSLLSFLYWPVGPDQAIPSADAYLRLNRFLRGGGMILFDTRDADLAGTGPDGSDDLRRLAGPLDMPPLQLVPEDHVLTRSFYLLDDFPGRYANGDVWVEAGAAQDGSVNDGVSPVVIGGNGWAEAWAVDDRGLPRFAVGVGFEGERQREMAHRFGVNLIMYVLTGNYKSDQIHIPELLSRLRQEELR; from the coding sequence ATGCTGGGTCCGATAGGTTTCGGCACCCCTCTGGTGCTGTTGTCGCTTGCCGCCTTGCCGCTTCTGTGGTGGCTGCTGCGGGCCTTGCCGCCAGTGCCGCGCCGGATCCGGTTTCCCGGCACCGTTCTGTTATCGGGGCTGCGTGATGCCGACCCGATCGCGCGGCGCACACCGTGGTGGCTTTTGCTGCTGCGAATTTTCGCGGTGGCGGCGGCGATCCTTGCCTTCGCTCAGCCGGTCTGGCAGCCTGCGGCTCCGACGGCAGAGGGAGACGCGCTGCTGATCGTCATGGATGCCGGCGCGACCGCCGCGCCGGGCTGGATACAAAGCCGCAACCGCGCGATACGAGCCGCCGAGACCGCCATTTCCGAAGGCCGCCCGGTCGCGGTGCTGACCGCTGACGGACCCGGAGACGAGCCGCTGAGCTTCGGCGCGGACGGCTCGGTGGCGGCGACATTGCGAGCGGCTGATCCGCAGCCCTGGCCGGGAGGCTATCCCGCCGATCCCGCCGCGATGCTTGCAAATGCGCCGCAGGGCAGTCTGCGGACATTATGGCTGAGCGACGGAGCAGATCATCCCAACCGCGCCGACTGGCTGGCCGAGTTGACCTCGCTTGGGCCTGTCAGCGTCTTTCCCCCGGCGGTGCCGCCTCTGGCGCTGCATATGGTCGAGGACGGGGCGCAGCCTTTGCTGGAACTCAGCGCTCTTGATGAAAACGCGCCTGAAATCATTGCGTTCGGGCCAGATCCTCAGGGAGTTCCGCGCGAACTGGCGCGGCTGCAACCGGGCGGGGCGCGGATCTCTAATGGGGTGGTCACGCGCCCGATACGTGTCGATCTGCCTGCCGAATTGCTGGGCCGGGTGACGCGGCTTCAGGTCGATGGGGTGGCCTCGGCGGCGGCGGTGGTTCTGGGCGATGACCGGCTGCGTCGTCCTGTCGTGGCGCTGATCGGCGATGGGCGCGCCACATCCGAGGGTCAGGCCCTGTTGTCTCCCGCCCATTATCTGCGCAGCGCTCTGGCCAAATCGGCGCGGTTGATCGAGACCGGATTAAGCGATGCGCTGACCGCAAATCCCGATGTCATCATCCTGATGGATCAGATCGGCCTGGACGCGGATGGTGCACTTGCCGACTGGGTCGCCGGGGGCGGCCTGCTGATCCGCTTTGCCGGGCCACGCATGGCGGCGGATCCGAATCTGGGGGCCGAGCCGCTTTTGCCCGTCCGGCTGCGTCCGGGAGGGCGCGATATGGGCGGAGCGCTGAGCTGGGGCGAAGCGCGGCCACTGGCTCCTTTCCCCGAGGATGGGCCGTTTGCCGGGCTGACCATTCCCGATGATGTCACCATACGCGCTCAGCTCATGGCCGAGCCTGCCCCTGAACTGGCCGAACGCAGTATCGCCACGCTGACAGATGGCACGCCTCTGGTCACCCGCGCTGCTGAAGGTGAGGGGGATGTGGTGCTGTTTCACTCGACCGCGAATGCAAGCTGGTCGTCGCTGCCCATTTCCGGGCTGTTCGTCGGAATGCTGGACCGTCTGATCGCGACTTCGGGACGTGTGGCAGATGAGGACACGCCGCTGCCCGCCGGTGGGATCTGGACCGCGCAGCAGGTGCTGGACGGGTTCGGCAGGCTCTCGCCGGTAGAGGATCCCGCTCCGGTCGAGGCCGAGGCACTGGCGGAAGGGGCGCAGCGCGGGGTTCCCGCCGGGCTTTATACGTCGGGCGAGCAATATATGGCGCTGAACGTAGGCGCTCCGGTCGCGCCTGCCACATGGCCGGGGGCCAGCATCGAAAGCGCTGCAAGCCCCGGCCTGCCTCTGGCTGGCTGGCTGCTGGCGGCGGCGGCTTTCGCGCTGATCTGCGACACATTCGGCAGTATTTTCCTGCGCCGTGGAAGTTTCGCCGCGATTCTGCTGGCGATGGTTCTGGCGCAGCCCAATCCGTCGGACGCGCAGGAGATCGACGCGGATTTCGCGCGGGCCGCATCCGAATTCGCAATGGCCTATGTGCTGACCGGCGATGACGAACTGGACGAGATCTCCCGCACCGGGCTGACGGGCCTGTCGCTGACGCTGACCTCGCGCACCACGGTTGAGCCGACTGAGCCCGTTGCCGTCGATCTGGAAACTGCGGATCTCAGCCTGTTGAGCTTTCTTTACTGGCCTGTCGGGCCTGATCAGGCGATCCCCTCGGCGGATGCCTATCTGCGGCTGAACCGGTTTCTGCGCGGCGGGGGGATGATCCTGTTCGATACGCGGGATGCGGATCTGGCGGGCACCGGCCCTGACGGCTCGGACGACCTGCGAAGGCTGGCGGGACCGCTGGATATGCCGCCTTTGCAGCTTGTCCCCGAGGATCATGTGCTGACCCGCAGCTTCTATCTGCTGGATGACTTCCCCGGACGTTATGCAAATGGCGATGTCTGGGTCGAGGCCGGAGCGGCGCAGGATGGCAGCGTGAATGACGGTGTGTCGCCGGTGGTGATCGGCGGGAATGGCTGGGCCGAGGCATGGGCGGTGGATGATCGCGGTCTGCCTCGGTTTGCTGTGGGAGTCGGGTTCGAGGGCGAAAGACAGCGGGAAATGGCGCATCGCTTCGGCGTGAACCTGATCATGTATGTGCTGACCGGAAATTATAAATCCGACCAGATCCATATCCCCGAATTGCTCAGCCGCTTGCGTCAGGAGGAACTGCGATGA
- the fabZ gene encoding 3-hydroxyacyl-ACP dehydratase FabZ, with protein sequence MAEIQTTEADIGLIQRIIPHRYPFLLIDRVRDIVPNTSGVGIKNVTFNEPHFQGHFPGQPVMPGVTIVEAMAQTAAVVVGVSLNLADKGMKTYFMAIDKVKFRRMVVPGDVLELAVEVKRGGGKIWKFTGRGTVNGELACEAEFTAMMDRPAKENADG encoded by the coding sequence ATGGCCGAGATCCAGACTACAGAGGCCGATATCGGTCTGATCCAGCGTATTATTCCGCATCGCTATCCGTTTCTTCTGATCGACCGGGTACGCGATATTGTACCAAACACATCCGGCGTTGGAATCAAGAACGTCACCTTCAATGAGCCGCATTTTCAGGGCCATTTTCCCGGCCAGCCGGTGATGCCGGGCGTCACCATCGTCGAGGCGATGGCGCAGACGGCGGCGGTTGTCGTCGGCGTCAGCCTCAATCTGGCCGATAAGGGGATGAAGACCTATTTCATGGCCATCGACAAGGTGAAGTTCCGCCGCATGGTCGTGCCGGGCGATGTTCTGGAACTGGCGGTCGAGGTCAAGCGCGGCGGCGGCAAGATCTGGAAATTCACCGGGCGCGGCACGGTCAATGGCGAACTCGCCTGCGAGGCCGAATTCACCGCCATGATGGACCGGCCCGCGAAAGAGAATGCGGATGGCTGA
- the lpxA gene encoding acyl-ACP--UDP-N-acetylglucosamine O-acyltransferase, with translation MAEPGIHPSAIIQPGAEIGEGVSIGPFCVVGPQVRLGDRVVLKSHVVIEGDSTIGEDTVIFPFASIGQDPQDLKFRGEHTRLEIGARNRIREYVTMNPGTGGGGGLTRVGDDGLFMACSHVAHDCQIGDRVVMANSVAVAGHCHVGDDVVIGGLSGIHQFVRIGHGAMIGALSMVTADVLPYGLVHGPRAYLDGLNLVGLKRRGATRAEIAELRSLLAGLSEGAFRDHAQSLAGQDHGEKAREIIDFILGPSDRSFLKPK, from the coding sequence ATGGCTGAGCCCGGCATTCACCCTTCGGCGATCATTCAGCCCGGCGCCGAGATCGGAGAGGGCGTCAGCATCGGCCCGTTCTGCGTCGTCGGCCCTCAGGTCCGGCTTGGCGACAGGGTGGTGCTGAAATCCCATGTGGTGATCGAGGGCGACAGCACAATCGGTGAAGATACGGTGATCTTTCCCTTCGCCTCGATCGGGCAGGACCCTCAGGATCTGAAATTCCGCGGCGAGCATACCAGGCTGGAAATCGGCGCCCGCAACCGGATCCGCGAATATGTGACCATGAATCCCGGGACCGGCGGCGGCGGCGGGCTGACCCGGGTCGGGGATGACGGGCTGTTCATGGCGTGCTCTCATGTGGCGCATGACTGTCAGATCGGCGATCGCGTGGTGATGGCGAACTCTGTCGCCGTTGCGGGGCATTGCCATGTCGGGGATGATGTCGTGATCGGCGGCCTGTCCGGGATCCATCAATTCGTGCGGATCGGCCACGGCGCGATGATCGGTGCGCTTTCGATGGTGACGGCGGATGTGCTGCCTTACGGGCTTGTCCACGGGCCGAGGGCCTATCTGGATGGGCTCAATCTGGTGGGTCTGAAGCGGCGCGGGGCGACCCGTGCCGAGATAGCCGAGTTGCGCAGCCTGCTGGCCGGTCTGTCCGAAGGCGCGTTCCGTGATCACGCGCAAAGCCTGGCCGGGCAGGATCACGGCGAAAAAGCCCGCGAGATCATCGATTTCATCCTTGGCCCTTCTGATCGCAGCTTTCTGAAACCGAAATGA
- a CDS encoding LpxI family protein: MSRTAIIAGEGALASVVAEMLDNPVIASLEGFSPPIPHETFRLERLVPFFDWLSGQGVEHVTFAGAVRRPRLDPEAFDPRTASLVPRILAAMQSGDDAALREVLALFEEAGFHIVGTAEIAPDLVPGPGILAGEPRADDISDADRAREIVSGIGGLDIGQGAVVAQGLCLAVETLPGTNAMLDFVAAHRNMRPRPNGARGVFWKAPKPDQDRRIDLPSIGPETVDRAARAGLAGIAWEAGGVILINREEVVERARAAGVFLWAR, translated from the coding sequence ATGAGCCGTACAGCCATCATCGCCGGAGAAGGCGCACTCGCATCGGTTGTCGCAGAGATGCTGGACAACCCTGTCATCGCCTCGCTTGAGGGGTTTTCGCCGCCTATTCCGCATGAAACCTTCCGGCTGGAGCGGCTTGTCCCCTTCTTCGACTGGCTTTCGGGTCAAGGGGTCGAGCATGTGACCTTTGCCGGTGCGGTGCGGCGGCCCCGGCTCGATCCCGAGGCGTTTGATCCCCGCACCGCAAGTCTGGTGCCGCGCATTCTGGCAGCCATGCAATCCGGCGACGATGCCGCGCTGCGCGAGGTTCTGGCGCTGTTCGAGGAAGCCGGTTTCCACATTGTCGGAACCGCCGAAATCGCGCCGGACCTCGTTCCCGGCCCGGGCATTCTGGCCGGAGAGCCCCGCGCCGACGATATCTCTGACGCCGACCGGGCGCGGGAAATCGTCAGTGGCATTGGCGGGCTGGATATCGGGCAGGGCGCGGTGGTGGCTCAGGGGCTGTGCCTGGCGGTGGAAACCCTGCCGGGGACGAATGCGATGCTGGACTTCGTGGCCGCGCATCGGAATATGCGTCCGCGTCCCAACGGTGCCCGTGGCGTGTTCTGGAAAGCCCCGAAACCGGATCAGGACCGGCGAATCGATCTGCCCTCGATCGGGCCGGAAACTGTTGACCGGGCCGCCCGCGCCGGGCTTGCCGGGATCGCATGGGAAGCCGGAGGGGTTATTCTGATCAACCGCGAAGAAGTCGTGGAACGCGCCCGCGCCGCAGGTGTTTTCCTTTGGGCGCGATAG